The Hypomesus transpacificus isolate Combined female unplaced genomic scaffold, fHypTra1 scaffold_61, whole genome shotgun sequence genomic sequence ttcccttaattaaaatgaaaacgaaaaagacatttgaaatttaattttcaaaatatgccccagcaaatagataccaaaattcaatttgaaatgtaaaatttgaaaatgaaaatgcatttccagaaatgcattttcattttaagaacgtggctgcaaaatcgtgaccacaattcaaattcaaatgcatttccagaaatgcattttcattttcaagaacgtggctgcaaaatcgtgaccacaattcaaattcaaatgcatgcggaaattcagattttgtctgaaccaggccaaaggtgaaacagcttgctttcacaggaaaaagtagaccatttaataaatagttctcgatggactcgaacgggatgtggatggttggtcgtccccgtcccatttgaggctccacagcatccagccgttccaggactgaagagaggtttactatggcaacctcattaatgtgtacgtctgtgacggcagagtatgcagccaagctctctgtgacttgttctactcggtcacgggcatcagactcagatatattattagtttctaccagctcagctaattctatcagtgtctgcacaatttgagggagcgccatgatctgtgatgcgtcctctaaagacccggcaattcaatcaatttcccggcacatttgccatgtaatgcaatgggtatgtgcacaccgccccctaccgaacaagatgggtagctcggtcagcagggagctgaagaagagcggctactgacgtcactcaactgcgccgctcagaatgcattttcgttttcgaattatgggcagttctttgcgggcagaacatgaaaatgaaaatgcaatgtccgctcagtactaatcagtactaatttgatttatgagtcaaataatgcagccacattcttaaaatgaaaatgcatttctggaaatacatttgaatttgaattgtggtcacgattttgcagccacgttcttaaaatgaaaatgcatttctgaaaatgcatttgaatttgaattgtggtcacgattttgcagccacgttcttgaaaatgaaaatgcatttctggaaatgcatttgaatttgaattgtggtcacgattttgcagccacgttcttaaaatgaaaatgcatttctggaaatgcatgttcattttcaaattttacatttcaaattgaattttggtatctatttgctggggcatattttgaaaattaaatttcaaatgtctttttcgttttcattttaattaagggaaagaatgagcagtcttaaagaagaaaatgaaaatgcaaataggatgattgaatactaatttgatttatgagtcaaataatgcagccacattcttaaaatgaaaatgcatttctggaaatgcattttcatttgaattttggtcacgatttgcttccatattaaactggctgaatgaggcgtagtggttgtctccgacggtagactaccctacgttattcaatattgaattaaggctacatgtgttcattttgatctgatattagtgctcacacattaaaatgttgtgatacatccgtaggcctttagaattatgtcattttctcacagtaaaagttaaagaatatcgtacaaAATTCACtagactggggcgcgaacttgggatcccagattcgcattaacaatatgtagtcgtataacgctttaaccaactacaccaccgaagagatcattacttgttaaagcgtttggacggactttatacgatatggtctttatatcaattaaactagataacacagatttttttcttaacatttgttatatgtaggtctattgtgaactgggggaactttatttttacaaattattattactgttgacaatgttgacgaatcatcaacatttgttttctgggcactgtatagacctacctagtcctatcatgttacgtttcatttcaataaaataacacaacacaaatgcacggatttataattattactatacggatttggctaaataataatgactgatggaagaaactctagcgatgcctggtgctgcttctctgacaatgtgagatttgtctttaacaagaaacggtggcttcgttccttccatggctctggttcagaagagcggcaaaacttcgaaccagttcgtgacgtttgaagcattgaacgtcatctgtcacgtggtttcgtaatttgatacaagctccaaaacactttttcgaaactgtgcgtattggttttgcgacacaagcatcgatgcgtcagtgccatacgtcccatccctattTAACACTCCGTAACCCACTATGAATCGTTCCTGCCTGGAGCTGGCTTCCTACTAATAGTCATGCCAAGATTGCAATGCTAGCGAGTCAACTACTGTGGAGACCGCATCAGCATCATTGCACTCAAAACAAGTTGGtatagcaacaacaacaaaaaaagaaagttgGCTGGCTGGCCGACTAACTAGTCTCTAGTTAACTAGCTAGTACACAATACTACAGCTCTTTGTAAAATAATAACTAATAACAGCAGGGACTACAGTAGAATGACTACCGGAACAATAGCTCCAAGTTTGCTGAAGTGAAGTTTGCATGGCCGACTGTCCATCAATTTAGTAATGTTGTTGACTTTTCAATAGTTGACAAATGTTAACTTATGTAGATTGTAATATATTCATATTGATGCTGATGATAACAAGAAAATGTAACATTTTGCGTCGGGTTTTTTCAGAGGGGGTTGTGTCTCCCCCATCTCTTCGTCTGTATGAAGCACAGTTCTTTGGATTCACCCCTCAAACCTGCATGTTCAGAATCTACAGTGCATTTCGAGACTGCCTATGCGAAGTGCTGCTTGTcgttgaggaagtgtgtgtaagAAATGTAAGTGGAACTGAACCCAATGAAGATCTTCGTTTAAGGGCGAGGAAATGCACCCAAAAGCTGCAACTGTTCCTCCAAAAGCGTTTCGAACGCTTATCAGGTCGCATGGAAACTCAATTGCTCACTAACGTCTTTTCAGTTCCGCCTAATGTGTTGTTACCAGATGACAAGCCACATCAAAGATTCACTGAAGGTTTGCCAGAGGTTCTGAAGCTAGAGTCGTGACTGGCTGAACTGCACCATTCATATCAAGCAGAGGTTTGTGCCCAGCAGGCCTTGTTAgctgagctggaggagcagagagaggttcAGGAGCAGCTGGATGGAATACTGAGGTGGATTGGGGAGCTGCAGGCTACTTGGCTGAAAGAAGGAATGGGCAGCTTTCATGACAGTTTCCGGGTCATGGTGCAGTCGGTCAAGAAACTGCAGGATGTCATTGGAGAGATAAGTAAGAAAAGCAGAgaattggatgaagactaataCATGGGATGGGACCTCTTTGGCATAAAGAAAATAACTATTGTCAGGTCCTTCTCAAATCTGAATAGTAGTAACAATTGTTCTGGTCAAATTGAATTGTGGCTTGTAACCTAATTAATGGAAAAACACAATGACCTGATTTTTGTTGGTATGAGTAGGCCTTTGATGTGTACATTTTTAAAGGTGCTTTGTATACATTTATGGACTGGATCTAATCACCACAAGGGGAAAGCATTGTATTATAATTGAAAATAAAGGCAGGCTGTCTGTGCTGTTGGACCACTATGCATTTGTAATTAAACATGTCCTTTGATATATAtaaatttatttttttcattgtaCCATAATACTTCCTATACTACATTGAACGTATATATTTGCAGTAATTGTCATTAAACCTTTCTTCAAGTGTTATcattaaaaatattttattaaaaAATGTCATACATTCCTATAGTTGAAAGTATAGTATGttatatatttaaaagcattttcaaACATGTACAGTGCTTCTGTAGTATGTTTACAGATTTTATAAATTTCACACAGAAAACAAGCCTCTTCCTAAATC encodes the following:
- the mis12 gene encoding LOW QUALITY PROTEIN: protein MIS12 homolog (The sequence of the model RefSeq protein was modified relative to this genomic sequence to represent the inferred CDS: inserted 1 base in 1 codon; substituted 1 base at 1 genomic stop codon), producing MAVSIRPPEQLVAQARRVAINLLLQQXNKTWRGNFNSSDPRNFELMMDENRVGEEGVVSPPSLRLYEAQFFGFTPQTCMFRIYSAFRDCLCEVLLVVEEVCVRNVSGTEPNEDLRLRARKCTQKLQLFLQKRFERLSGRMETQLLTNVFSVPPNVLLPDDKPHQRFTEGLPEVLKLESXLAELHHSYQAEVCAQQALLAELEEQREVQEQLDGILRWIGELQATWLKEGMGSFHDSFRVMVQSVKKLQDVIGEISKKSRELDED